In Deinococcus gobiensis I-0, one genomic interval encodes:
- a CDS encoding ThuA domain-containing protein, translated as MTQSAPSPRVTVWNEFRHEHENPTVRAIYPDGIHMAIAEGLRAQGVQEVRTATLDEPEHGLTDEVLAQTDVLVWWGHKAHGDVSDAVVEKVVQRVWDGMGLVVLHSGHFSKVFKRLMGTSCDLKWREANDKERLWVVNPAHPIAQGVGEYIELEAEEMYGEHFDIPAPDELIFVSWFSGGEVFRSGCTFTRGSGKIFYFRPGHETYPTYFHSGVRQVIANGARWAAPTASAPRAFGNRQPLETLPEDKQAAERSQEGFR; from the coding sequence ATGACCCAGTCTGCCCCCTCGCCCCGCGTCACCGTCTGGAACGAATTTCGCCACGAACACGAGAACCCCACCGTCCGCGCCATCTACCCCGACGGCATCCACATGGCGATCGCCGAGGGCCTGCGCGCCCAAGGCGTCCAAGAGGTGCGCACCGCCACCCTCGACGAGCCCGAACACGGCCTGACCGACGAGGTGCTGGCCCAGACCGACGTGCTCGTGTGGTGGGGCCACAAGGCGCACGGCGACGTGTCGGACGCGGTCGTCGAGAAGGTCGTGCAGCGCGTGTGGGACGGCATGGGCCTCGTCGTGCTGCACTCGGGGCACTTCAGCAAGGTCTTCAAGCGCCTGATGGGCACCTCCTGCGACCTGAAGTGGCGCGAGGCCAACGACAAGGAGCGCCTGTGGGTCGTGAACCCCGCGCACCCCATCGCGCAGGGCGTGGGCGAATACATCGAGCTGGAGGCCGAGGAGATGTATGGCGAGCACTTCGACATCCCGGCCCCCGACGAACTGATCTTCGTGAGCTGGTTCTCGGGCGGCGAGGTGTTCCGCTCGGGCTGCACCTTCACGCGTGGCAGCGGCAAGATCTTCTACTTCCGCCCCGGCCACGAGACCTACCCCACCTACTTCCACAGCGGCGTGCGGCAGGTCATCGCCAACGGCGCGCGCTGGGCCGCCCCGACCGCCAGCGCCCCGCGCGCCTTCGGCAACCGCCAGCCGCTCGAAACCCTGCCCGAGGACAAGCAGGCCGCCGAGCGCTCGCAGGAAGGCTTCCGTTGA
- a CDS encoding Gfo/Idh/MocA family protein: MSAPGTGLNVAIVGAGGISQRHFEGYGLAGAKVVAFADPSATIRELREAEWQARGYASFEELLEREDVQAISICTPNAYHAPAALAAIARGVHVLCEKPLSLDLAACDAMIDAAHEAGVVLQTGHHLRSSPLVATAKRLIDEGRIGRITYMRLRQAHDWGGAAQVRGAFGSLAASGGGTLLDNGCHMMDLARNFGGDVQTVFGLMDTLKYDIEVEDTSVVTLRFESGALGSVENAWTATGWEESFAVYGTLGALECSNRLGKARLRFANREGGDTGWADLDESWYEFNGNDSGHRRGVVAFVRSIVEGTPVTCTGEDGRESVRLVLAAYESARSGQTVRLSLD, from the coding sequence TTGAGCGCGCCCGGCACGGGCCTGAACGTGGCCATCGTGGGGGCCGGGGGCATCTCGCAGCGCCACTTCGAGGGCTACGGGCTGGCCGGCGCCAAGGTGGTGGCCTTCGCCGACCCCAGCGCCACCATCCGCGAACTGCGTGAGGCCGAGTGGCAGGCGCGCGGCTACGCCAGCTTCGAGGAACTGCTGGAGCGCGAGGACGTGCAGGCCATCAGCATCTGCACGCCCAACGCCTACCACGCGCCCGCCGCGCTCGCGGCCATCGCGCGCGGCGTCCACGTGCTGTGCGAAAAGCCCCTGTCGCTGGACCTCGCCGCCTGCGACGCCATGATCGACGCGGCGCACGAGGCGGGCGTGGTCCTCCAGACCGGGCACCACCTGCGCTCCAGCCCCCTGGTCGCCACGGCCAAGCGGCTCATCGACGAGGGCCGCATCGGGCGCATCACGTACATGCGGCTGCGGCAGGCCCACGACTGGGGCGGCGCGGCGCAGGTGCGCGGGGCCTTCGGGAGCCTCGCGGCGTCGGGGGGCGGCACGCTGCTCGACAACGGCTGCCACATGATGGACCTCGCGCGCAACTTCGGCGGCGACGTGCAGACTGTCTTCGGCCTGATGGACACCCTGAAGTACGACATTGAGGTCGAGGACACGAGCGTCGTGACCCTGCGCTTCGAGAGCGGCGCCCTGGGCAGCGTGGAGAACGCCTGGACCGCCACCGGCTGGGAGGAGAGCTTCGCGGTGTACGGCACCCTGGGCGCGCTGGAATGCAGCAACCGCCTGGGCAAGGCCAGACTGCGCTTCGCCAACCGCGAGGGCGGCGACACCGGCTGGGCCGACCTCGACGAGTCGTGGTACGAGTTCAACGGCAACGACAGCGGCCACCGCCGGGGCGTGGTCGCCTTCGTGCGCTCGATCGTCGAGGGCACCCCGGTCACCTGCACGGGCGAGGACGGGCGCGAGAGCGTGCGGCTGGTGCTCGCCGCCTACGAGAGTGCCCGCAGCGGCCAGACGGTGCGGCTGAGCCTGGACTGA
- the pucL gene encoding factor-independent urate hydroxylase, translated as MSPHPSPTPRPLADLNALSEDAFARHFAGVLEHSPHYARVAARQRPFADAEAAARAFMDAACSGTPEEQLALIRAHPDLAGKAALAGELTAESAGEQASAGLDRLSPEEYAEFGRLNAAYHEKFGLPYVVCVRENDKASIFAGARRRLEHTPEQEREAALREIGRIARLRVLDLITSRDMSEAPRVKVRLGENNYGKADVQLFKVFRDTPRHEVRDVRVRVAMTGDFGAAHVDGDNTGLLATDTVRNTVYALAKTGFAGSVEEFGKELVRHFVAAGPRVQGAFAEFTEHLWSRIEVDGQGHDHSFVRQMPKHTARVEGDGQTFRVTSGIEELYVLKTTRSGWAGYLLDEPYTTLPETTDRVMATFVTARWEYAVAGCDYDDVWARAYRQIQETFTDHYSPSLQNTLYRLGEAVLDRCPEISRVWFQLPNKHHLPYNLARFGLENNGEIFHVDPEPYGLMEGWVERA; from the coding sequence ATGTCCCCCCACCCATCCCCCACCCCCCGACCCCTGGCCGACCTCAACGCCCTGAGCGAGGACGCCTTCGCGCGGCACTTCGCCGGGGTGCTGGAACATTCGCCGCACTACGCGCGCGTGGCGGCCCGGCAGCGGCCCTTCGCCGACGCCGAGGCCGCCGCGCGCGCCTTCATGGATGCCGCGTGCTCGGGTACACCCGAGGAACAGCTCGCGCTGATCCGCGCGCACCCGGACCTCGCGGGCAAGGCGGCGCTGGCGGGCGAGCTGACCGCCGAGAGCGCGGGCGAGCAGGCCTCGGCGGGGCTCGACCGCCTGAGCCCAGAGGAATACGCCGAGTTCGGGCGCCTGAACGCGGCCTACCACGAGAAGTTCGGGCTGCCCTACGTGGTATGCGTGCGCGAGAACGACAAAGCCAGCATCTTCGCGGGCGCGCGCCGCCGCCTGGAGCACACGCCCGAGCAAGAACGGGAGGCCGCGCTGCGCGAGATCGGGCGCATCGCGCGGCTGCGGGTGCTGGACCTGATAACATCCCGCGACATGAGCGAAGCCCCCCGCGTGAAGGTCCGGCTCGGCGAGAACAATTACGGCAAGGCCGACGTGCAGCTGTTCAAGGTGTTCCGGGACACGCCGCGCCACGAGGTCCGCGACGTGCGGGTGCGGGTCGCCATGACCGGCGATTTCGGGGCCGCGCACGTGGACGGCGACAACACCGGCCTGCTCGCCACCGACACGGTGCGCAACACCGTCTATGCGCTCGCCAAGACGGGGTTCGCGGGCAGCGTCGAGGAGTTCGGCAAGGAACTCGTGCGGCACTTCGTGGCGGCCGGGCCGCGCGTGCAGGGCGCCTTCGCCGAGTTCACCGAGCACCTGTGGTCGCGCATCGAGGTGGACGGGCAGGGCCACGACCATTCCTTCGTGCGCCAGATGCCCAAGCACACCGCGCGGGTCGAGGGCGACGGCCAGACCTTCAGGGTCACGTCGGGGATCGAGGAACTGTATGTCCTCAAGACGACCCGGAGCGGCTGGGCCGGCTATCTGCTCGACGAGCCCTACACCACCCTGCCCGAAACGACCGACCGCGTCATGGCGACCTTCGTGACCGCGCGCTGGGAGTACGCCGTGGCCGGGTGCGACTACGACGACGTGTGGGCGCGCGCCTACCGGCAGATTCAGGAGACCTTCACCGACCACTACTCGCCCAGCCTCCAGAACACGCTGTACCGTCTGGGCGAGGCCGTGCTGGACCGCTGCCCCGAAATTTCGCGGGTGTGGTTTCAGTTGCCCAACAAGCACCACCTGCCGTACAACCTGGCACGCTTCGGGCTGGAGAATAACGGCGAGATCTTCCATGTGGACCCCGAACCCTACGGCCTGATGGAAGGCTGGGTCGAGCGCGCGTGA
- the uraH gene encoding hydroxyisourate hydrolase, whose translation MSGAATGAGGLSTHVLDTARGRPAQGVRVELFGLEGEGRRALAEAVTNADGRTDTPLIARGELRAGTYELSFHVAPYFRDFGAAADPPFLDVVTLRFTVADPAGHYHVPLVVTPWSYSTYRGS comes from the coding sequence GTGAGCGGCGCGGCGACGGGGGCGGGCGGCCTGAGCACCCATGTGCTCGACACCGCGCGGGGCCGCCCGGCCCAGGGGGTGCGCGTCGAACTGTTCGGTCTCGAGGGGGAAGGGCGGCGGGCGCTGGCCGAGGCCGTCACGAACGCCGACGGCCGCACCGACACCCCCCTGATCGCGCGGGGCGAGCTGCGCGCGGGCACCTACGAACTGAGCTTCCATGTCGCGCCGTATTTCAGGGACTTCGGGGCCGCCGCCGATCCGCCTTTTCTGGACGTGGTGACGCTGCGCTTCACGGTGGCCGACCCGGCAGGGCACTACCACGTGCCGCTGGTGGTCACGCCCTGGTCCTACAGCACCTACCGGGGCAGCTGA
- a CDS encoding Nif3-like dinuclear metal center hexameric protein, translated as MPTLTDLAAWLGRRLQEDRTVWRPGTPGAPVRRLVLALEPGDLPPTPPPGEAGALFVHRAFRLGERWPAWPVLTSHDGFDRALTTGENPALAARLGWAAPRPLHWKGPGDRSAATGMVADPGLPWPELLAQLDHEFGGHEALVPPADPGAPARVAVMNAMRPELLREVHGRGVGVYVTGQLRPGAVDTARGLGLGVVALGHRRSEVWGLHQLARELRAAFPELDTTVLGGRDPG; from the coding sequence ATGCCGACCCTGACGGACTTGGCCGCCTGGCTCGGGCGGCGACTGCAAGAAGACCGGACCGTATGGCGGCCAGGCACCCCCGGCGCGCCGGTGCGGCGGCTGGTGCTGGCCCTGGAGCCGGGCGACCTGCCCCCCACGCCGCCCCCCGGCGAGGCGGGCGCGCTGTTCGTTCACCGGGCCTTCCGGCTGGGGGAACGCTGGCCGGCGTGGCCGGTCCTGACCTCGCACGACGGCTTCGACCGCGCCCTGACGACCGGCGAGAACCCGGCCCTGGCCGCGCGCCTGGGTTGGGCCGCGCCGCGCCCCCTGCACTGGAAGGGCCCTGGGGACCGGAGCGCGGCGACCGGCATGGTGGCCGACCCCGGCCTGCCCTGGCCCGAGCTGCTGGCCCAGCTGGACCATGAGTTTGGCGGCCACGAGGCCCTGGTTCCCCCGGCGGACCCCGGCGCACCCGCCCGCGTGGCCGTCATGAACGCCATGCGGCCCGAGCTGCTGCGCGAGGTCCACGGCCGGGGCGTGGGGGTCTACGTGACCGGGCAGCTGCGCCCCGGCGCGGTCGACACGGCGCGCGGGCTGGGGCTGGGGGTGGTGGCGCTGGGCCACCGCCGCAGCGAGGTCTGGGGCCTGCATCAGCTCGCCCGCGAACTGCGCGCCGCCTTCCCCGAACTGGACACCACTGTCCTGGGCGGCCGGGACCCGGGCTGA
- a CDS encoding sensor domain-containing diguanylate cyclase: protein MIRRASTQLQLTDPLRLLLWMPAVSAAVGLLLLRLLHLSAPVYAAILLVILCFGLLALFGPARLRGLLLVAAPQVYITLLLFSWTTALYVLPDHPASGMVLLAASLHLPSIYVFLFLQWPSRLALRLASLSLALFIGLTLPHAWATRASSSGPYEGVGLPLTLLFAHGTLLAVLHSFSRARDELAHEQERSRLMRELAHRDHLTGLHNRRALEDDLAGAAAGFLLAVIDIDGLKQVNDTHGHAAGDQLLQLFGEGFRQGGGRAYRISGDEFALLMPDTSEAQMQARLTAVLTGVRRVFPLAAASMGLARREVGESPDSWLSRADQAMYARKRLARA from the coding sequence GTGATTCGCCGGGCGAGCACCCAGCTGCAGCTGACCGACCCGCTCCGCCTGCTGCTGTGGATGCCGGCGGTGTCGGCGGCGGTGGGCCTGCTGCTGCTGCGCCTCCTTCACCTGAGCGCCCCGGTCTATGCGGCGATCCTGCTGGTGATCCTGTGCTTCGGGCTCCTGGCGCTTTTCGGCCCGGCGCGGCTGCGCGGGCTGCTGCTGGTGGCCGCGCCGCAGGTCTACATCACGCTGCTGCTGTTCTCCTGGACGACGGCGCTGTACGTGCTGCCGGACCATCCGGCGTCCGGGATGGTGCTGCTGGCGGCCAGCCTGCACCTGCCCAGCATCTACGTGTTCCTGTTTCTGCAGTGGCCCTCCAGGCTGGCCCTGAGACTCGCCTCGCTGAGCCTGGCGCTGTTCATCGGGCTCACGTTGCCGCACGCCTGGGCCACGCGCGCGTCGTCGTCCGGGCCGTACGAGGGCGTCGGCCTCCCCCTGACCCTGCTGTTCGCGCACGGCACGCTGCTCGCGGTGCTCCACTCGTTCAGTCGGGCGCGCGACGAGCTGGCCCACGAGCAGGAACGCAGCCGCCTGATGCGCGAACTGGCCCACCGCGACCACTTGACCGGCCTGCACAACCGCCGCGCGCTCGAGGACGATCTGGCGGGGGCGGCGGCCGGCTTCCTGCTGGCGGTCATCGACATCGACGGCCTCAAGCAGGTCAACGACACCCACGGGCACGCGGCGGGCGATCAGCTGCTGCAGCTGTTCGGCGAGGGCTTCAGGCAGGGTGGGGGCCGGGCCTACCGCATCAGCGGCGACGAATTCGCGCTGCTGATGCCGGACACCAGCGAAGCCCAGATGCAGGCCCGGCTCACTGCCGTCCTGACGGGGGTCCGCCGGGTCTTTCCGCTCGCGGCGGCCAGCATGGGCCTGGCGCGGCGGGAGGTCGGCGAGTCGCCGGACAGCTGGCTCTCGCGCGCCGATCAGGCCATGTACGCCCGCAAGCGGCTGGCCCGCGCCTGA
- a CDS encoding putative bifunctional diguanylate cyclase/phosphodiesterase — protein MTQRHDERTQLLEQRGLLRALMEQTLVGISIKDRQGRFILSNSAVRDFASPRDGVLIGKTNADLFQQELAQFAAQLDQSVLATGEAAVSEIDLGAEANHRSLMISKLPYWQGEQLSGTVTFTVDVTARRQLERQLTQHSAELEARVRERTAELQAINDRLHYAAMHDTLTGLPNRTQLAEWTLELLGRAPCPDDQPLFGLLLIDLDHFKRINDRFGHLGGDSLLHALAQRLVQSLPAARICRLGGDEFVVLLGDLNDPEAAVHIAEELLTELRRPFTLDGREVQIGMSIGVTFAWTRHARLQDLLDEADMAMYTEKRSSRHVRVFEPWMRERHRLLQDIQDDLPGAAERGELSVVFQPVVDLRRRKVQGAEALVRWRHPRHGLIGPAEFIPVAETQGYITAIDLWVLREAARQLLPLIRTGQIHQIAVNFSAQHFSTPDFVGRIQAVLRATGLPLNALVVEITESMFMENHQTANLALRELIRLGASVAADDFGTGYSSLAYLQRLPLRTIKIDRSFVATSAQHTGIVRSIVEIAHTLNLRVVAEGIETPAQLGVLRDLGCDFGQGYLIARPMSVDDLSVWLRDWDAAALT, from the coding sequence GTGACCCAGCGGCACGACGAGCGCACCCAGCTTCTCGAGCAGCGGGGGCTGCTGCGCGCCCTGATGGAACAGACCCTCGTCGGTATCTCGATCAAGGACCGCCAGGGCCGCTTCATCCTCTCGAACTCGGCGGTGCGCGATTTCGCCTCGCCGCGCGACGGCGTGCTGATCGGCAAGACGAACGCCGACCTCTTCCAGCAGGAACTCGCCCAGTTCGCCGCGCAGCTCGACCAGAGCGTTCTGGCGACCGGCGAGGCGGCGGTGAGCGAGATCGACCTCGGGGCCGAGGCGAACCACCGCAGCCTGATGATCAGCAAACTGCCCTACTGGCAGGGCGAGCAGCTCAGCGGCACCGTCACCTTCACCGTGGACGTGACTGCCCGGCGCCAGCTCGAGCGCCAGCTCACGCAGCACTCGGCCGAGCTGGAGGCGCGGGTGCGCGAACGCACGGCCGAGTTGCAGGCCATCAACGACCGCCTGCACTACGCCGCCATGCACGATACCCTCACCGGCCTGCCCAACCGTACCCAGCTCGCCGAGTGGACCCTGGAACTGCTGGGGCGCGCGCCCTGCCCGGACGACCAGCCCCTGTTCGGACTGCTGCTCATCGACCTCGACCACTTCAAGCGCATCAACGACCGTTTCGGACACCTCGGCGGGGACTCGCTGCTGCACGCCCTGGCCCAGCGCCTCGTGCAGAGCCTTCCGGCCGCACGGATCTGCCGGCTGGGCGGCGACGAGTTCGTGGTGCTGCTCGGCGACCTCAACGATCCCGAAGCGGCCGTCCATATCGCCGAGGAACTCCTGACCGAACTGCGGCGGCCCTTCACGCTCGACGGGCGCGAGGTGCAGATCGGCATGAGCATCGGCGTGACCTTCGCCTGGACCCGCCACGCCCGCCTCCAGGACCTGCTCGACGAGGCCGACATGGCGATGTACACCGAAAAGCGCAGCAGCCGCCATGTCCGGGTCTTCGAGCCCTGGATGCGTGAGCGCCACCGCCTGCTGCAGGACATTCAGGACGACCTGCCCGGCGCGGCCGAGCGCGGTGAGCTGTCGGTGGTCTTCCAGCCGGTGGTGGACCTGCGCCGCCGGAAGGTGCAGGGGGCCGAAGCCCTGGTGCGCTGGCGCCACCCCCGCCACGGCCTGATCGGGCCGGCCGAATTCATTCCGGTGGCCGAGACGCAGGGGTACATCACGGCCATCGACCTGTGGGTGCTGCGTGAGGCGGCGCGTCAGCTGCTCCCCCTGATCCGCACGGGGCAGATCCATCAGATCGCGGTGAATTTCTCGGCGCAGCATTTCTCGACCCCGGATTTCGTGGGACGGATCCAGGCGGTGCTGCGCGCGACCGGCCTGCCCCTGAACGCCCTGGTCGTCGAGATCACCGAGAGCATGTTCATGGAAAACCACCAGACGGCCAACCTCGCCCTGCGCGAACTGATCCGTCTGGGGGCCTCGGTGGCGGCCGACGACTTCGGCACCGGGTATTCCTCGCTGGCCTACCTGCAGCGGCTGCCGCTGCGCACCATCAAGATCGACCGGTCCTTCGTGGCGACCTCAGCGCAGCACACCGGCATCGTGCGCTCCATCGTCGAGATTGCGCACACCCTGAACCTGCGCGTGGTCGCCGAGGGCATCGAGACGCCCGCGCAGCTCGGGGTCCTGCGCGACCTGGGCTGCGACTTCGGCCAGGGCTACCTGATCGCGCGGCCCATGTCCGTCGACGACCTGAGCGTCTGGCTGCGCGACTGGGACGCGGCGGCGCTGACCTGA